CGCGCGGGTCGGTGAGCTCCTGCAGGCGGGGGACCACGTCGCTCACGTCGCGGCCCTGCTCCTGGGCGGCGCGCACGCCCTGCAGCCACGTGCGCACGGTGCCCTGGGCGTGGGGGACCAGGAGGGGTTGGTCCGCCGCGCCCAGCGTCACGAGCAGGTGCCCCAGGCTCAGCGTGATGACGACGCTGCCGTGCTGGGTAAGCAGCGGCCCGTGGTCCGGCGGCAGGGTGTTCCAGTCCACGGCCGGGAGGTTCTGGAGGTACATGGGCGTGAAGCGCTGCGGGGCCTGGGCGACGAGCGCGCGCGTGTGCTCCACGGGGATGAGCGTGTCCCAGTCATCGTGGAGGATGAGGAACGGCGTCTGGACGGTGCTGGCCAGGTGGGCGGCGGTCCAGCGCGTGTAGTCCGTGCCGGGAGTGACAGGGTCGCCACCAGTGGTGGCGTAGATACGGCGGAAGTAGGGCTCGAAGAACTGCTGATAGCGCGAGCGCATGGCCGGGTCGCTCACGCGCGCGGGCACCCATCGGCTCACGTAGTCCACCTCCGCGGCGAAGTCGGACAGCGGGGACAGGGCGACGCCCACGGCGGGCACCACGGTGGAGGGGGCATCCGCCGCCGCGTAGAGCGCCTCGTAGCCGCCCCAGGAGCCACCGAAGATGCCGATGCGCGTGGTGTCCACGTTGGGAGCCTGGGCCAGGAAGCGCATGCCCGCGTTCATGTCGTCGCGGTCGTTCTGGAGGTCTCCGCCCGCGTAGAAGCGGCCGAAGACGGCGAGCACGCCGAAGTCATGGACCAGGTGGATGAAGGCCTCGCCCGCGATGATCTCCGGCGTGGTGGGCGTGAACGCGATGGGCGACGAGCCCGGCCCGTAGTGTGGCTCGCTGTCGTCCGGGTGGATGCCGGCGCCGCGCGCGGCCCACTTCGCGTCCACGGCCTCACCGGTCCAGGCGATGCCGTCATAGGGCTTGGTGAGCACCACCGTGGGGGACACGCCCGGCTTCCGGGGCGGGAACCACTGCGCATAGGTCGCGGCGCGGCCGGGCACCTCCAGCTTGAGAAGCTGATAGGGCCAGGTCTGGTCCGCGGCACGGAACTCCCCGGAGCCGAGCTGGGTCACCTGGACCGTGCCCGGGTCCGTCGGCGTTTCCTCCGGGATCTGGCAGGCGTTGGTGGACGGGCTGGGGTTGCTGCAGCACGCGGTGGGGACGGAGCCCAGGAGGGTGAGGGCCAGGAACGTGGTCGAGAACAGGCGCATGCCCCAGCAGACACCGCGGCGCGGAATTTCTGAAAGCGTCCCCGTCCTTTCCGGACGAGGATGGCGGCACATGGACTACCAGGCAGTGTTGTCAGAGGTCTGGGATGCGGTGCGGCCGGTGGTCGGGCAGGGCCGCGTGGCGACGTACATCCCGGCGCTGGCGGCGGTGGACCCGCGCCGCTTCGGCATGGCGCTCGCGACGGTGGAGGGGGACGTGTACGGCGTGGGGGACTGGCGCGAGCCGTTCTCCATCCAGAGCATCTCCAAGGTGTTCACGCTGGCGCTCACGTTGGCGCGGGACGGGGATGCGCTGTGGAAGCGCGTGGGCAAGGAGCCGTCAGGCAATCCGTTCAACTCGCTGGTGCAGCTGGAGTACGAGCAGGGCATCCCGCGCAACCCGTTCATCAATGCGGGCGCGCTGGTCATCACGGACCGGCTGCAGCGGCTCACCGGGGATGCGCGCGGCACGCTGCGCGACTTCCTTCGTGCGGAGAGCGGCAACCCGTCCGTGGACTTCGATCCGGTCATCGCGGCGTCGGAGGCGGATCACGGCCACCGCAACCGCGCGCTGGCCCACTTCATGGCGAGCTACGGCAACATGGAGGGCGCCGTCCCGGAGGTGCTGGAGCACTACTTCTGGCAGTGCTCGCTGGCCATGAGCTGCGCGGACCTGGCCCGCGCCTGTGGCTTCCTCGCGCGCCATGGACAGCGCGCGGACGGTTCGAGGCTGCTCACGCGCAGTCAGGCCAAGCAGGTCAACGCGGTGATGCTCACCTGCGGCACCTACGACGCGGCGGGGGAGTTCGCCTACCGCGTGGGGCTGCCGGGCAAGAGCGGCGTGGGCGGAGGCATCATCGCCGTCATCCCCAACCGCTGCGGCCTGTGCGTATGGAGCCCCGGGCTGGATGCACGGGGCAACTCGGTGGCGGGCGTGGAGGCGCTGGACCGGTTCACGACGCTGACCGGCCTGTCCATCTTCTGAAGCCACGGCGTTGGGGTTACTGGCCTTGTTCTTCGAGGGCCTTCAGCCAATAGGACCGCCCACCGGACGCCAGTGCACCCGCCAGGAACTCCGCGAACGAATGGGCAATGACCGGGCAGTAGTAGGGGTCCGGAAATCCCTCGCGGTAGCCGTCGCGGAGTGGATAGCGCGCATGCGTCTGTTGCCCCACGTCCAGGAGCGCATAGTTGCTGTCCTGGAGTTGGCACACCACGTACCAATCCGAGGGCCCCGCCGCGTCAGTGTCGGCTTGGGCCATGACGACCCGTGCGCGCCGCACCTCCGCGAGCGGCAGAATGGAGTAGGGCGCGTTGGAGCCACGAAACAGCCTGGCTCCATCAAAGCGCGTGTAGAAAGCGCGCAGGTCCGGATCCAGGCGCCACCCCACCCCACTTCACGTCCGCGAGCCACACGCAGCCTTGGAGCGCGTATCCCTCCCCGGAGCACTTGTCGCGGCAGTAGTTCATCAGCTGCGGACTGCACCGCCACGGGCCGTAGAAGATGTTGGTCCTGAAGTGCCCGCCGCCTGGGACCGTGACTTGTGGCCCCACCCATTTACGCACACCGGCCGCCGATCCCATGGCGCCTTCGGTACATGCGGCCAAGGACAGCGCTCCGGTCAACAGCACAGCAACGCGACGACGTGAGGCCTTGCTCGTGGTTGTCATGCTGAGCACGGTATCGATCGGCACCGACACGCCTGCCCTCCGAGACCGCGGCTTCAGCGCAGTCCGTCCAACAGCGCGGCCAGCTTCTGGGGCTGGGATGCGAAGGGCGAGTGCGACGTGTCCAGCGTGTCCACGGTGAAGGCGTTGCCGGGTGTGAAGGCGTCCGCTTCGCGGATCATCAGGTCCTGGAGCGCGGGGGCCAGGGCGCGGTCCTGGGCACATCTCACGTAGCTGCGCGGGATGCGGCCCCAGCGTTCCTTCGTGGCGCCGACCTTGCCAATCCACAGGGACACCGGGATGTCGGGCGTGAGCGTGAGCGCGAAGGGAAGGAAGTCCGCTGCGTCCACGTCATGGTAGAAGCCCGCGTGCAGGGCCTGCCGGTATGCCGCGTCGCCTCGCGGATTGATCCGCACCGCGCCCAACTTCGCGGCGTCGCCGATGAAGAGTGGCGCGCTGTAGGGCGTGTGGGCTTCGGGGAGCGCGCCATAGGCGCTGGCGCTCTGAAGGCGCAGCGGGACGTAGGCGCTCAGGTACACGAGCCGCTCCATGAGCTGAGGGGCCTTCTCCGCCGCGCGGGTGATGACCGTACCGCCCGCGCTGTGGCCCACGAGCACGGGCTTGGGGCCGCCCCGGAGCTTCTCCAACGCGGCGACCACGGTGTCCGCGCAGTCGTCCAGCGTGACGTCCGCCAGGGGCGAGCGCTCCTCCTTGAAGCGCGCCGCGTCGCCCGTGAGGTAGGACGCGGGGAAGCGCGCGTTGAGGCCGTGGCCGGGCAGGTCGATGGCCACCACCCGGTGCCCCTTCGCGGTGAGCGCTTCGGAGACTCGCGTCCAGTGCAGGGCGTTGTGCCATGCACCGTGAACCAGGAGGAACGTCCTCGGTTTACTCGGCGTCTTCGTGGGCGTGGCCGCATGGCCCAGGCCAGGCAGTACGGCCGTGCCCAGCAGGGCGCTCTTCATCACGTCACGACGGTTCATGGGGGACTCCTTCGTTGGGGGGAAGCAGGGTGAGGAGCCGCTCGCGCAGGCGGGCGAGGTCGAAGAGCTGCCGCTCCACTTCCGCCAGCCGCTCCCGGTGGGCGGCGAGCGCGTCCGGGCAGATGGCGTCCGTGACCTGCCGGAGCATGCAGGGCGGGAAGGTGGCGATCTCCTCCAGGGAGAAGCCCAGGCGGATCATCCGGGCCACCTGCATGACCTGGGGGACGGCGACCTCGTCGAAGTCGCGGTAGCCGTTGTCCAGGCGATGGGACGCGAGGAGCCCCGCCTTGTCGTAGTGGCGAATGGACCGCGCGCTGCTGCCCGTGCGCCGGGCAAGTTCTCCGATGTTCATCCTGCGCTCCTGAATCGGGATGCCCGGACCCTCAACATCCATGGGGTCCCCTCCCGGCCGACTTGGTTCAAAACCTGTCCGACAGTCGGACAGGTTTCTGGCGGTCCGCTCCCGGCGGGGCGGACCGGCCGGGTTCTTTCCTTCTCATCCCTGAAGACTCCATGGCCGAGAGCTTCGGGCCTATCACTGGTGTCAAGGTCAAGACCCTGGCGGGGGAATGTGACCGCGATGTCCCCACCGGATGCCCGACCGCGATCTACGGTGCGCCGCGTGAGCCTCTCCTCGCCCGCACCCCGTCCGCGTCCCGCGCTTCTCACGCTTGCCTACCTGGCCTTCGTCAGCCTGGGGTTGCCGGACGCGGTGCTCGGGGTCGCGTGGCCGTCGCTGCGCGACACCTTCGGTCTGTCGCAGGCGGCGATGGGCGCCATCCTCGGAACGGCGGCGGCCGCCTATTTCACCTCCGGGTTGCTCGCGGGCCGGCTGATGCGGGCGCTGAACCTGGGGCTGCTGCTGGCACTGAGCACCGGCTCGGTGGCGCTGGGGCTCACGGGCTACGCGACCGTGCCGCTGTTCGTGCTGTTCCTGGCCGCGGCCTGCTTCATCGGCTTCGGTTCGGGCGCCATCGACTCCGCGCTCAACAACTACGCGGCCCAGAACTTCGGCCCCAAGCACATGGCCTGGCTGCACGCGGCCTACAGCGTGGGCGCCGCGATGGGGCCGGTGTTGATGACCGCGCTGCTTGCTCGGGGGGCGGATTGGAGGACCGGCTATGCGGTCCTCGCCGTGGCGCTGGGGACGCTGGCGCTGACGTTCCTGTGGATGCGCCGGCTGTGGGACGCACCGGCCGGAGCGCCGGGCGAGGAGCCTCGCGCGGAGGTGATCACCTCCTCCGCGATGGAGGCCGTGCGCCGGCCCCGCGTGTGGCTGCAGATCTTCACGTTCTTCTTCTACACGGGCGTGGAGGTGACGGCGGGCCAGTGGAGCTTCACCGTGCTCACCGAAGGACGGGGCCTGCACACCGCCGCGGCGGGCACCTGCGTGAGCATCTACTGGGGCAGCCTGCTGGTGGGGCGCGTGCTGTCAGGCTTCGTCGTCGAACACCTCAGGCCGGTGCGGATGCTGCACGGAAGCACGGTGCTGGCGGTGGTGGGCGCGGCCCTGTTCGCGATTCCCGCCGTGCCGCCCGCGCTGGGGCTCGCGTTGCTGGGACTCGCGCTGGCGCCCATCTTCCCCGCCCTGATGTCGGAGACGCCGCGCCGTGTGGGGCTGGACGTCTCCGCGCACGCGGTGGGCTTCCAGGTCAGCGCCGCGACGACGGGCGTGGCGGCGCTGCCCAGCCTCGCGGGGATCATCGCGGAGCGATGGGGCCTTCAGTTCATCGCTCCGTACATGCTCGGGGTGGCCGTGGTGCTGGCCCTGCTGCACGGCGTGCTGTCCGCCGTGGCGGACCGCCCCCAGCTCTCCCGCTGAGCGCGGACCTCAGCTCCCGGCCGGAAGGTCCGCGCTGCGCAGCGTCTTCGGGCCCTCGGCCGTCCACTGCGACAGCCGCAGCGTCGCGCCCCGCGCCGAGGCGTGCGGCTCCACCTCCACGAAGGTGAAGCGCTGCTCCAGCCTCGCGTGCCGCTGCTTCGCCGGGTCCAGCGACGGATTGCCCTGGAGCTCCGCGAGGTACTCACCCCATTCCTCGTCGGAGGCCTCCGGTGCGGGGAGCCGCAGGAGGGAGATCCACGTGCCGGTGTTGGCGTAGAGAGGGCCGTTGCCCTCGTGCCAGCGGGCCGCGTGCGTGTGGCCCATCACCACCGCCTGCGGGTTGTACTTCTTGCCCAGCCGAGCGGTCTCCGCGAGCTCGTCCTTGCCGGGCTCCAGGGCGAAGTAGTCCGTGCCGGTCCTTCCGGCGACCGCGCGGTGCAGGCGTGCGTAGAACGCGAACCCCGCCTTGGCCAGCTTCAGCCGTGCACGGCCCAGGGCCTCCGGATTGTCGAAGGCGTTGAGCTTCTCCGGGTCGAGCACCGACAGGAGGGCGTCCACCTCGTCGTCCTTCAGGTCCACCCGCGCCAGGCTGCGCGCCAGATGCGCGTCCGCGTCCGACGCGCCCACCGCGTCCATCGGTTCCAGCGCGAAGGCCGGCGCGAGGCCCCGGTTCTCCAGCAGGCGCCGGATGAGCGTGAGCGTCCCCGCGTTGAACAGGACCTTGAGCGCGTCCGGCTTCACGCCGAGCGCCACCATCACCGCGCCCTCGAAGTCCGGCTTGAGCAGGTCCATGTACCGCATGCGGTGCTGGTGCTTGAGCGGGTTGAGCAGCGTCTTCACCAGCACCGAGCCCGGCGGATAGCGGAAGCGGTTCGCCCGCTCCGAGGACAGGAGCGAGGCGTAGTCGATGCGGTTCGCCACGTCGGTGTGCTCACCGTGGGTGACGAGCACGCGCGAACCGCCGACCTCCAGCTGCAGGGGCGCGGTGCCGTCCCGGAACTCCAGCCGCGAAGCGACCTCCCCGGGCTGGCCCAGCGCGGAGCGGATCACCTCCTGGACGTCCGGCAGCGCCAGCTCCAGGTCGTGGTTGCCCACCACCATCGTCGCCCGGCCCCCCGCGGCCAGCACCCGCCCCAGCGCCTTCAACGCGGGCGCGGTCGCCGCGGACGTCACCAGCGCGCGGGCCTGCTCCAGCGTCCGCTGGGGATCCACCGCCAGCGGGTCGTCGTTGAGCAGGAAGTCGAAGCTGTCCCCGTTGAGGACGACGTGGGTGGGCGTGCGGGTGAAGGAGTCGAAGAGGGCGGGCAGCTCGGCGGCGCCCGCGAAGATGTCGTAGGGGCCACCGTTGCCGAGGTGGAGGTCGCTGAGAATGAGCGTTCGCATGGTCGATGCTCCTTTCAGGGAAGCGCCTGCAGGTCGTTGTGCCGGATGCTCACGGCGGGATCGCCGAGCACCACGTAGTTGCGAGCGTCGTTGCGTTCGATCCACCGGTGCAGCAGCTCGCGCGGCTGGAGCTTGCCGTTGGACGTGTTGGCATCCAGGTGCGTCAGCAGGATGTTGTTGGCGGCGGAGAACCGGTCGCGGAAGTCGCGCAGCGCGTGGCCCACCGGCATGCCCGCCATGATCTTCCAGAGCGTGTTGCGGAACGGGTGGATGGTCGTCTGGGTCATCTGCAGGGGCTTGATGGAGAAGCCCCAGGCCCGCTCCACGTGGCCAATCACCGCCAGCGCGCCGCCGTTGGGATGGGCCAGCAGCCGCCGGGGCAGGGCCGCAACGAAAGGCGCGCTCGCGAGCGCGTCGCCGCTGCGTGAAGCAGTGAGCGGGAACTCGTCGTTCGCGGGCGTGCCCATGCCGAAGCAGGCGAAGAAGAACGCCACCAGGCCGTGGAGCCGTGCATCGTCCTGGATGTCCGACGCCGCCACGTAGTGCGCGGGGGCCATGGCCCCAAAGCCCATCCAGTCCTGGCTCAGCAGGGCGCCCTGTTTCGTGAGCTGGAGCGGATCATTCGCCTTGAAGCCCACGCCATGGGACGCGGTGAAGAGCACCGCAGGGCGCACATCCCGGCCGTGGAGCGCTTCCAGCAACCACTCCCGGGTCGCGTCGTCCTCGATGGCGTCACGGCTGGCGAAGCGGGCCTTCGCGGCGACCGTCTTCGACAGCTGGGGCGGCTGATCCAGCGGCGCACCGCGGGCCAGCGGAGCAACCAGGCTGTCCGCGCTGAGCTCCGTGGAGCGGTCCCCGGGGTGCTTGGGTCCCCACCAGCCCACCTGCCGGTGATTGGGCACGGAAGGGCCTGTCTCATACGCCACCACGCTGTCCGCGTAGCGCGCGTACTCCGCGGGCGTGTCGAAGGAGAGGCGGCCCACCGCGTACGACAGGGAGAGCGAGTGCTGCACGTCGAACGGGATGACGTCGGGCCCGCCCACGAGCAGGAGGTAATAGGGAACGATGCTCGGCTCCACGTCGCCGATGGGCGCCCCGTGCCTTTCCAGGAACTGATGCGCCGTCTCACCGGGCTGGTAGGTGAGGACGTGGCACCGGTCCGCTTCTTCCATGCGCTCGCGCCGGTGGGCGAGGAGTGGCTCCAGGCTCTTGCGAAGCTCCTCGGAGGCGGACGCGGGGAACACCACGCCCCAGCCGGCCTTCGTGTAGTCCTCCGGCGGCGCGTCAGGCGGCAGGCCGAAGCTCAGACGCATGGGGAGGAACTCGAGCCACTTCCTCCAGGCCTCGAAGTACGCGGCTTCACCCCGAGGCTCCGCCACCTCCGCGGCCGCGGGCAATGCGATGGGCGGCACCAGGTACTGCCCGGTGACGCCATCGATGCCGTTGAAGACCAGCGGATCTTCCGGGCTGGCGATGGGGCGCTCCACGTTCACCTCCTCCTCGCCATCCTAGGCGTCCCTGCTGACCTGGAAAGAGCGGACAGGGGCCCGGCTGTCAGGCCCCCGGCGTTCTCGGCGGCGGGTGTCGCGTGGCGGGCTCGCTCTCCGACCCGGAGGCCGACCTGTCACCTGGTCCACGGTCTCCTCGTCCCCCTGGACAGGGGCCTCTCTGATTCGTGGTGGCAATCCCTTACGTCCCGTTCGAGTCTCGCTGGACTTGTGGAGTGCGAACGCAAGTCATTGTGGAGTGTCTGACTTTGACCTGATGCGTCTGGCATTGAAGGGCGTGTCTATGTTCACGTTCGATCCGCGTCCGGCGCACATGGCACCCCTCGCCATGACCGTCCGGGCGCAAGGGAGAACACTCATGACGAAGAACGCCTCGGTCCACGATGTCGTGCAGGGCTGGCTGTCCGGTGATGAGGAGTCCCATGGCATGACGAACCCGGCGGGCCCGGTGTTCGTGGGAGGTATGCGCACGGAGCAGGCGCTCACGGAGTCCAACCTGGTGGAGAACACGGGCTGCAGCAGCTGCAGCGCTTCCACCACCGGCTTCTGCTGTTGATCCATCGCGGCCCCCCGTCCGCATGAATCTCCCTCCGGCGCCGTGAGCGGTGCCGGAGGGTTCTTCCGCCGTTCCCACCGCCGGTCCCCACCCCCAGGGAGCCCCCCCTCATGGTCCACGAGGAAGCGTCGATGGCTGCCGAGGTCCCTCCCGAGGGATGGCTCGCGCGCCCCGTGAACGTCCTGCTGGCGCCGCATCTGGACTCGCTCGCGGAGCGGCTGTCCCGGATGGAAGGGCTCTCTCCGGCGGAGCGCGGCGTGGTGGAGGCCGCGGCGCGGGAGACGCTGGGTTTCAGCGCCCAACTCAAGCTCAACCGCGTGCTCCTCCTGGAGCTGCACGCCGCGTCGATGGAGGGACGGCTCGACGCCGCGGACCCACAAGGGCGGTGGGCCCGGTTCCTGGAGCAGGCCTGCTCCTCCGACTTCCACACGCACCTGCGCGGACGCTACCCGCCGCTCCTGGATCGGCTGGCGACGCTGGGCCGGCTCCAGACCCAGGCGGTGCTGCGGCTGGCGGACCGGTTCGTCGCGGACCGGGAGTCGCTGACGGACCTGCCCGGCCGCCCTCGGGGCGCGCTGAAGCGCCTGAGGTTGGGGGAGGGGGATGCCCACCGGGGCGGCCAGACGGTGGCGCTGCTGGACCTGGAAGCGGGCACGGTGCTCTACAAGCCCCGGTGCATGCGCGTGGATCGCGCGCTGGAGGGCCTGCTCGCGCGCGTGCTGGCGCCGGACGCCGAGTCCACGCGGATCCGCGTGCCGTCCGTGCTGGTGCGCGCGGGCTATGGCTGGGCGGAGTTCGTGGAGCACCGCTTCTGTACGAGCGAAGCCGAGCTCGCGCGCTTCTACCGGAACCTGGGCCACTGGCTCGCGGTGATGCGCCTGTTGGGCGGCACGGACCTGCACTCGGAGAACCTCATCGCGCACGGGCCGGTGCCCGTGGTGGTGGACGTGGAGAGCCTCTTCGCCCCGGATCCGCCCGTGCCTCCGTCGGAGCGCGGCCTCGCGGTGGACCTGGCCGCGAAGGCCATCCGTGGCACCGTCCTGCGCACGGGCCTGCTCCCCGTGCGAAGCGAAGGCCCGGGCCTGGGCGGCCTGGACATCTCCGCGGCGGGTTCGCTTCCGGGACAGCAGCCGCGCGTCCCGGCGCCCCTCATCGTCGGCGGCGGCACGGACCGCGCCCGCCTGGGCATGACGTTGCTGGAGCGCCCACACGCGAAAAACCACCCCAGCCCGGACCCCGTGCTCGCGCGGCACTGGGACCAGGTCGTGGAGGGCTTCCACGAGCTGACCGCGCGCATGAAGACGCTGGACGCGTACGGGGGGCTGCGCCCGCTGCTGGAGCCGTTCACGGGCGCGGTGGTCCGGCGCATCCTGCGGCCCACGCAGACGTACGCGGAGCTGCTGCGCATGCTCTGGCACCCGGCCTCGCTGTACGACGCGCCCAAGGCCCACGCTCGGGCGCGGGAGGTGCTGCGGAAGAACGCCGGCGTGTCCCCCGGCGCGCCCTCCACGACGTCCGTCATCGACGAGGAGCTCGCGGACCTGTGCGTGGGCGACATCCCCGTGTTCACCCAGCCCGTGACCCGGAGGATGCTCGACGCCACGCTGGAGGCATGGCGGTCGGTGGATGAGTCCCTGGAGGAGATGACCATCCAGAGCACGCTGATCAGCGCCTACCTCAACGAGAAGACCGTGCCTCCGCGCGTCCCCGCGCCGGCCACGCCCGCGCGCCGCGAACGCCTGGATGAGCGGCGCCGGGCCCAGCTGTCCAAGCTGGTCCGCCGCGTGAGCGACGCGGCCGTGCGCGGACCTGATGGGACGGTGACGTGGATCAGCCCGGTGCTCGCCGAGTATGGCTGGGCGGTACGGCCGCTCTCCGCCGAGCACTACAGCGGACAGGGCGGCGTCGCGGTGGTGCTGGCCCAGTACCTGCGCGAGGTGCACCACGGCCGCGCGGACGCGGTGGAGGGACTGCCCGAGCTGCTGGACGGCACGCTCGCGGTGCTGCGCGCCACGGAGGACCGCGTGCCGGTGAAGTCACCGGGGGGCTTCGCCGGGCTCGCGTCGCAGGTGTGGATCTGGTCCACGCTGCACGACCTGGGCACCGTCCCTGGCGCGCTGGACCGGGCCCGCGAGCGCGCGGCGGCGCTGACGCCCCAGGTGCTGGATGCGGACGGACTGCTGGAGGTCCTGGGCGGCGTGGCGGGCGTCATCGTCCCGCTGCTCAACCTGGTGGACCAGACGGGCGAACCGAAGTGGCTGGACATCGCGGCGCACGCGGGGCAGCGGCTGGAGGACACGGCGCGGAGCGTGGCGGGGGACGCGCGGTGGTCCACGTCGATGTTCCCGGAGCCCATTGGCGGCTTCGCGCACGGCACGGCGGGCATCGGCTGGGCGCTGGCCCGGCTGGGCCTGAGCGCGGCGGGGACGGCGGCGGACCGGCGGCGGTGGCGCAGCCTGTCCGAGCGCGCCTTCGACTTCGTGGACGGGCTCTACCGGCCGGACGTGGGCAACTGGACGGACCTGCGCCGCCCGGAGGCCACGGACCAGCTGACGAGCTGGTGCCACGGGAGCACGGGCATCGGCCTGGCGGCGGCGGACCTCTTCGCGCGCACGGGGATGCCTCGCTACGGGGACCTGTTCCAGCGGGCCCGGGCCGCGGCCGTGCGCGAGGGCTTCGGCTGGACCCACACCCTGTGCCACGGCGACCTGGGGGTGTGGGAGCTGATGGAGACGGCGCGGCGGCTGTCCTCGGAGCCGCTGTCGCCGGACCGGGAGACGCTGGACGCGGAGCTCATCTCCGGCCTGGAGGCGCGTGGCCCGGTGGCGGGGCTGGCCCGTGACGCCTTCTCGCCCGGGCTGATGGCGGGGCTGGGCGGCGTCATCCACACGCTCTTGCGCATGCACCCGGAGAGCCGGCTCGTGTCACCGCTGCTGCTGGGGC
This DNA window, taken from Corallococcus coralloides DSM 2259, encodes the following:
- a CDS encoding alpha/beta hydrolase family protein, with translation MRLFSTTFLALTLLGSVPTACCSNPSPSTNACQIPEETPTDPGTVQVTQLGSGEFRAADQTWPYQLLKLEVPGRAATYAQWFPPRKPGVSPTVVLTKPYDGIAWTGEAVDAKWAARGAGIHPDDSEPHYGPGSSPIAFTPTTPEIIAGEAFIHLVHDFGVLAVFGRFYAGGDLQNDRDDMNAGMRFLAQAPNVDTTRIGIFGGSWGGYEALYAAADAPSTVVPAVGVALSPLSDFAAEVDYVSRWVPARVSDPAMRSRYQQFFEPYFRRIYATTGGDPVTPGTDYTRWTAAHLASTVQTPFLILHDDWDTLIPVEHTRALVAQAPQRFTPMYLQNLPAVDWNTLPPDHGPLLTQHGSVVITLSLGHLLVTLGAADQPLLVPHAQGTVRTWLQGVRAAQEQGRDVSDVVPRLQELTDPRVLMFEPTLGALQPGAAFIAQELNAVWGTSFTDANVRSALGPGLPRP
- a CDS encoding alpha/beta fold hydrolase, translated to MNRRDVMKSALLGTAVLPGLGHAATPTKTPSKPRTFLLVHGAWHNALHWTRVSEALTAKGHRVVAIDLPGHGLNARFPASYLTGDAARFKEERSPLADVTLDDCADTVVAALEKLRGGPKPVLVGHSAGGTVITRAAEKAPQLMERLVYLSAYVPLRLQSASAYGALPEAHTPYSAPLFIGDAAKLGAVRINPRGDAAYRQALHAGFYHDVDAADFLPFALTLTPDIPVSLWIGKVGATKERWGRIPRSYVRCAQDRALAPALQDLMIREADAFTPGNAFTVDTLDTSHSPFASQPQKLAALLDGLR
- a CDS encoding MerR family DNA-binding transcriptional regulator — its product is MNIGELARRTGSSARSIRHYDKAGLLASHRLDNGYRDFDEVAVPQVMQVARMIRLGFSLEEIATFPPCMLRQVTDAICPDALAAHRERLAEVERQLFDLARLRERLLTLLPPNEGVPHEPS
- a CDS encoding type 2 lanthipeptide synthetase LanM family protein, with the translated sequence MAAEVPPEGWLARPVNVLLAPHLDSLAERLSRMEGLSPAERGVVEAAARETLGFSAQLKLNRVLLLELHAASMEGRLDAADPQGRWARFLEQACSSDFHTHLRGRYPPLLDRLATLGRLQTQAVLRLADRFVADRESLTDLPGRPRGALKRLRLGEGDAHRGGQTVALLDLEAGTVLYKPRCMRVDRALEGLLARVLAPDAESTRIRVPSVLVRAGYGWAEFVEHRFCTSEAELARFYRNLGHWLAVMRLLGGTDLHSENLIAHGPVPVVVDVESLFAPDPPVPPSERGLAVDLAAKAIRGTVLRTGLLPVRSEGPGLGGLDISAAGSLPGQQPRVPAPLIVGGGTDRARLGMTLLERPHAKNHPSPDPVLARHWDQVVEGFHELTARMKTLDAYGGLRPLLEPFTGAVVRRILRPTQTYAELLRMLWHPASLYDAPKAHARAREVLRKNAGVSPGAPSTTSVIDEELADLCVGDIPVFTQPVTRRMLDATLEAWRSVDESLEEMTIQSTLISAYLNEKTVPPRVPAPATPARRERLDERRRAQLSKLVRRVSDAAVRGPDGTVTWISPVLAEYGWAVRPLSAEHYSGQGGVAVVLAQYLREVHHGRADAVEGLPELLDGTLAVLRATEDRVPVKSPGGFAGLASQVWIWSTLHDLGTVPGALDRARERAAALTPQVLDADGLLEVLGGVAGVIVPLLNLVDQTGEPKWLDIAAHAGQRLEDTARSVAGDARWSTSMFPEPIGGFAHGTAGIGWALARLGLSAAGTAADRRRWRSLSERAFDFVDGLYRPDVGNWTDLRRPEATDQLTSWCHGSTGIGLAAADLFARTGMPRYGDLFQRARAAAVREGFGWTHTLCHGDLGVWELMETARRLSSEPLSPDRETLDAELISGLEARGPVAGLARDAFSPGLMAGLGGVIHTLLRMHPESRLVSPLLLGRAPDMDPDAF
- a CDS encoding metallophosphoesterase, translated to MRTLILSDLHLGNGGPYDIFAGAAELPALFDSFTRTPTHVVLNGDSFDFLLNDDPLAVDPQRTLEQARALVTSAATAPALKALGRVLAAGGRATMVVGNHDLELALPDVQEVIRSALGQPGEVASRLEFRDGTAPLQLEVGGSRVLVTHGEHTDVANRIDYASLLSSERANRFRYPPGSVLVKTLLNPLKHQHRMRYMDLLKPDFEGAVMVALGVKPDALKVLFNAGTLTLIRRLLENRGLAPAFALEPMDAVGASDADAHLARSLARVDLKDDEVDALLSVLDPEKLNAFDNPEALGRARLKLAKAGFAFYARLHRAVAGRTGTDYFALEPGKDELAETARLGKKYNPQAVVMGHTHAARWHEGNGPLYANTGTWISLLRLPAPEASDEEWGEYLAELQGNPSLDPAKQRHARLEQRFTFVEVEPHASARGATLRLSQWTAEGPKTLRSADLPAGS
- a CDS encoding MFS transporter; this encodes MSLSSPAPRPRPALLTLAYLAFVSLGLPDAVLGVAWPSLRDTFGLSQAAMGAILGTAAAAYFTSGLLAGRLMRALNLGLLLALSTGSVALGLTGYATVPLFVLFLAAACFIGFGSGAIDSALNNYAAQNFGPKHMAWLHAAYSVGAAMGPVLMTALLARGADWRTGYAVLAVALGTLALTFLWMRRLWDAPAGAPGEEPRAEVITSSAMEAVRRPRVWLQIFTFFFYTGVEVTAGQWSFTVLTEGRGLHTAAAGTCVSIYWGSLLVGRVLSGFVVEHLRPVRMLHGSTVLAVVGAALFAIPAVPPALGLALLGLALAPIFPALMSETPRRVGLDVSAHAVGFQVSAATTGVAALPSLAGIIAERWGLQFIAPYMLGVAVVLALLHGVLSAVADRPQLSR
- a CDS encoding SMI1/KNR4 family protein gives rise to the protein MGWRLDPDLRAFYTRFDGARLFRGSNAPYSILPLAEVRRARVVMAQADTDAAGPSDWYVVCQLQDSNYALLDVGQQTHARYPLRDGYREGFPDPYYCPVIAHSFAEFLAGALASGGRSYWLKALEEQGQ
- a CDS encoding glutaminase translates to MDYQAVLSEVWDAVRPVVGQGRVATYIPALAAVDPRRFGMALATVEGDVYGVGDWREPFSIQSISKVFTLALTLARDGDALWKRVGKEPSGNPFNSLVQLEYEQGIPRNPFINAGALVITDRLQRLTGDARGTLRDFLRAESGNPSVDFDPVIAASEADHGHRNRALAHFMASYGNMEGAVPEVLEHYFWQCSLAMSCADLARACGFLARHGQRADGSRLLTRSQAKQVNAVMLTCGTYDAAGEFAYRVGLPGKSGVGGGIIAVIPNRCGLCVWSPGLDARGNSVAGVEALDRFTTLTGLSIF
- a CDS encoding DUF6229 family protein, which encodes MTKNASVHDVVQGWLSGDEESHGMTNPAGPVFVGGMRTEQALTESNLVENTGCSSCSASTTGFCC